In Nitrospira sp., the following are encoded in one genomic region:
- the accD gene encoding acetyl-CoA carboxylase, carboxyltransferase subunit beta: MAWFKKQKATGSEVPPRSKGAEGMWLKCNHCREIVYRKEVDRNNKVCPKCDYHFPISVMERIALLVDLGTFKEWDAELEAKDPLNFHDTKSYRDRVKAQQEKTGRKDALMIGEGLVEGQSVVFCVFDFSFMGGSMGSVVGEKFCRAVDRALEKKRPVVLVTASGGARMQEGILSLMQMAKTSTAVAKLGEAKLPFISILADPTFGGVTASIAMLGDVIIAEPKALIGFAGPRVIEQTIKQQLPDQFQRAEFLLEHGMIDMIVERKQLKETLSTLVAHF; the protein is encoded by the coding sequence ATGGCCTGGTTTAAAAAGCAGAAAGCGACGGGCTCTGAAGTCCCGCCACGGTCTAAAGGCGCCGAGGGGATGTGGCTCAAGTGCAACCACTGCCGGGAAATTGTGTATCGCAAGGAAGTCGATCGCAACAACAAGGTCTGTCCGAAGTGCGACTATCATTTTCCCATTTCCGTGATGGAGCGGATTGCGTTGCTCGTCGATCTCGGGACGTTCAAGGAGTGGGACGCGGAGTTGGAAGCCAAGGATCCGCTGAATTTTCACGATACGAAATCCTACAGAGATCGGGTCAAAGCGCAGCAGGAAAAGACCGGGCGCAAGGACGCGTTGATGATCGGCGAAGGGTTGGTCGAGGGGCAGTCGGTCGTCTTCTGCGTGTTCGACTTCAGCTTTATGGGCGGGAGCATGGGATCGGTCGTTGGCGAAAAGTTTTGCCGGGCGGTCGATCGGGCGCTGGAGAAGAAGCGTCCCGTGGTGTTGGTGACGGCCTCGGGCGGTGCGCGCATGCAGGAGGGAATTCTGTCGTTGATGCAGATGGCGAAAACGTCGACCGCCGTGGCGAAGCTGGGCGAAGCCAAGCTGCCGTTTATTTCCATCCTGGCCGATCCGACCTTCGGAGGCGTGACGGCCAGCATTGCCATGCTGGGCGATGTCATCATTGCGGAGCCGAAAGCTCTCATCGGCTTTGCCGGTCCCCGCGTGATCGAGCAGACGATCAAACAGCAGCTGCCCGATCAGTTTCAACGGGCGGAGTTTCTTCTTGAGCATGGGATGATCGATATGATTGTCGAGCGCAAACAGTTGAAAGAAACGCTCAGTACCCTCGTCGCGCATTTCTAG
- the moaA gene encoding GTP 3',8-cyclase MoaA — MSQLPDSFAPSKVVDAHDRPLGSLRLSVTDRCNLRCQYCMPEEDYVWLPREDVLSFEEMATLTGYFADLGVDKVRLTGGEPLLRRDLSRLVRLLLQDRRIAEIALTTNGILLADNAQELYEAGLHRVTVSLDTLRPERFRQLTRRDEFARVIEGIESVGRVGFTGLKLDTVAIRGFNDDELVALIEFAKHYRAEVRFIEYMDVGGANDWAMAKVLSQAAILETLTQHYGPIVPLPGRGTAPAQRFLLPDGTTFGIIASTTQPFCSTCDRSRVTADGMWYLCLYASKGADLRQPMRAGASPDRMRELISAGWQGRRDRGAESRKALEEVGLRNGKLIGIDQLRGDPHLEMHARGG, encoded by the coding sequence ATGTCGCAGTTGCCTGACAGTTTCGCTCCTTCCAAAGTGGTGGATGCCCATGATCGCCCGCTGGGCAGTTTGCGGCTCTCCGTCACGGATCGCTGCAATCTTCGCTGCCAGTACTGTATGCCCGAAGAGGACTATGTCTGGTTGCCGCGCGAAGACGTCTTGAGCTTCGAGGAGATGGCGACGCTGACTGGCTATTTTGCCGACCTCGGCGTCGATAAGGTCAGGCTGACCGGCGGTGAGCCGTTGCTGCGCCGGGACTTGTCTCGTCTCGTCCGGCTGCTCCTGCAAGACCGGCGGATTGCTGAGATCGCCCTGACGACCAACGGTATTCTGCTCGCGGATAATGCGCAGGAGCTGTATGAGGCCGGACTGCATCGAGTCACGGTCAGTCTGGATACATTGCGCCCTGAGCGCTTCCGGCAGCTGACGCGGCGGGATGAGTTTGCGCGGGTTATCGAGGGGATTGAGTCGGTCGGGCGTGTCGGTTTCACCGGGCTCAAGCTCGATACCGTGGCGATTCGTGGATTTAACGATGACGAGCTGGTGGCGCTGATCGAGTTTGCGAAGCACTATCGGGCCGAGGTGCGGTTCATTGAATATATGGATGTCGGCGGGGCCAATGATTGGGCCATGGCGAAAGTGTTGTCGCAGGCAGCCATCCTTGAGACCCTGACGCAGCACTATGGTCCGATTGTGCCATTGCCTGGGCGTGGGACCGCGCCGGCTCAGCGGTTCTTGTTGCCTGACGGAACCACCTTCGGCATCATCGCGTCGACCACGCAGCCGTTCTGTTCGACCTGCGACCGGAGTCGCGTGACCGCCGATGGCATGTGGTACTTGTGTCTCTATGCGTCGAAGGGGGCGGACCTTCGGCAGCCGATGCGAGCCGGTGCCAGTCCTGACCGGATGCGCGAGTTGATCAGCGCGGGCTGGCAGGGCCGGCGCGATCGGGGTGCCGAATCGCGCAAGGCTTTGGAGGAGGTCGGGTTGCGCAACGGCAAGCTGATCGGGATCGATCAACTCCGGGGCGATCCGCACTTGGAAATGCATGCCCGTGGCGGGTGA
- a CDS encoding molybdenum cofactor biosynthesis protein MoaE: MSDVQPHSDEMLVRVQRENFSIDQELERVKRRSKRIGGIATFLGIARDRSKGRDVDSITFEHYEGMAEKKLREIRERALKDFDILELLIIHRYGEITIGENIVLIIAGAEHRAEAFQACKWAIDELKQITPIWKLEHTPEGEVWVEEHP; encoded by the coding sequence ATGAGTGACGTGCAGCCTCACAGTGATGAGATGCTCGTTCGGGTGCAGCGGGAGAATTTCTCCATCGATCAGGAGCTCGAGCGGGTGAAGCGCCGGTCGAAGCGGATCGGCGGGATTGCGACGTTTCTGGGGATTGCCCGGGATCGTTCCAAAGGGCGGGACGTCGACAGCATTACCTTCGAACATTACGAAGGGATGGCGGAGAAGAAGTTGCGCGAGATCCGCGAGCGGGCGCTGAAAGATTTCGACATCCTGGAGTTGCTGATCATCCACCGGTATGGAGAAATCACGATCGGTGAGAATATCGTGCTGATTATCGCCGGCGCTGAGCATCGGGCGGAAGCGTTCCAGGCCTGCAAGTGGGCCATCGACGAACTGAAGCAGATTACTCCGATTTGGAAGCTCGAGCACACGCCTGAGGGTGAGGTGTGGGTGGAAGAGCATCCGTAG
- a CDS encoding MoaD/ThiS family protein — translation MVTIKLFGMTKMLAGNQGSLSLALTNGRRVKDLVELLDGGYPQIGELIHKKKVLVSVNQEIAHEETEIRDGDEIALLPPFAGGSPQDVETDCQLRSRDAQGLNVPNRVRLAPSLAAASLGSQFEHPVTLKAICGGDTV, via the coding sequence ATGGTTACGATTAAGCTATTCGGGATGACGAAGATGCTGGCCGGCAATCAAGGCTCTCTCTCTCTGGCATTGACGAATGGGCGACGAGTGAAAGACTTGGTTGAGCTTCTTGATGGCGGATATCCGCAGATCGGTGAACTCATCCATAAGAAGAAGGTCCTGGTGTCGGTCAATCAGGAGATTGCCCACGAGGAAACGGAAATCCGGGACGGCGACGAGATTGCGCTATTGCCTCCCTTCGCAGGTGGATCACCCCAGGATGTTGAAACTGACTGCCAGCTTCGTTCTCGCGACGCTCAGGGGCTCAACGTACCGAACCGCGTACGCCTCGCCCCCTCGCTTGCTGCGGCCTCGCTGGGCAGCCAGTTTGAACATCCTGTGACACTGAAAGCGATTTGCGGAGGAGATACTGTATGA
- the moaC gene encoding cyclic pyranopterin monophosphate synthase MoaC, whose product MAEFTHFNESGRARMVDVSAKDSTERVGTAQATVVMLPATLEKIQRGKIAKGDVLAVAQVAGVMGAKKTPDLIPMCHPLLITSVDISFKEESQPNQAGLCAIHIFATVKTTGQTGVEMEAMTAASVAALTIYDMCKAIDRGMSFTDVCLLSKSGGKSGTYTRPD is encoded by the coding sequence ATGGCTGAGTTCACACACTTTAACGAGTCGGGCCGGGCGCGGATGGTCGATGTCAGCGCGAAAGACTCGACCGAACGGGTCGGGACTGCGCAGGCGACGGTCGTGATGCTGCCTGCCACGCTGGAGAAGATCCAGCGCGGGAAGATTGCCAAGGGCGATGTACTCGCCGTGGCCCAAGTCGCCGGGGTGATGGGGGCCAAGAAGACTCCCGACCTCATTCCCATGTGCCATCCTCTCTTGATTACTAGCGTCGATATCTCCTTTAAAGAAGAATCCCAGCCGAACCAGGCAGGCCTCTGCGCTATCCACATCTTTGCGACGGTGAAGACCACTGGGCAAACGGGAGTGGAGATGGAAGCGATGACAGCGGCGTCCGTAGCGGCGCTCACCATCTATGATATGTGCAAAGCGATTGATCGCGGGATGAGCTTCACCGACGTGTGTCTGCTCTCAAAGTCCGGTGGGAAGTCGGGAACCTACACGAGGCCAGACTGA